A stretch of Myceligenerans xiligouense DNA encodes these proteins:
- a CDS encoding toxin-antitoxin system HicB family antitoxin encodes MDITHYVDDLQARLAAAADAAGGDARQLAQRLTAPLDAAVRLVLLEALSEAAGEISAELAPGSVDVRLRAGDPEFVVAPAAPVATDEQAATAARAAAQPPAGAPAPLGPDAEGAATTRTTLRLPDRLKAQVEIAAARDGVSVNTWLVRAVAAALDPSATRPAQDAGPERRGRNRHTGWVR; translated from the coding sequence ATGGACATCACGCACTACGTCGACGACCTCCAGGCTCGCCTGGCCGCCGCGGCCGACGCCGCGGGCGGCGACGCCCGCCAGCTCGCCCAGCGCCTGACGGCACCGCTCGACGCCGCCGTGCGACTCGTCCTGCTCGAGGCGCTCTCCGAGGCGGCCGGGGAGATCTCCGCCGAACTCGCGCCCGGCTCGGTCGACGTGCGGCTGCGCGCCGGTGACCCGGAGTTCGTCGTCGCGCCGGCGGCGCCCGTCGCCACGGACGAGCAGGCCGCGACCGCCGCACGGGCCGCGGCGCAACCGCCCGCCGGGGCCCCGGCCCCGCTCGGCCCCGACGCCGAGGGTGCCGCGACCACCCGCACCACCCTGCGCCTGCCCGACCGCCTCAAGGCGCAGGTCGAGATCGCGGCCGCCCGTGACGGCGTCTCGGTCAACACGTGGCTCGTGCGCGCGGTCGCCGCCGCGCTCGACCCGTCCGCCACCCGTCCGGCACAGGACGCCGGTCCCGAGCGGCGCGGGCGCAACCGGCACACCGGCTGGGTGCGCTGA
- a CDS encoding DUF4097 family beta strand repeat-containing protein: MPAFPAPSPVPVRVEVPFGNLRVVAGERDDVVVTVLPTDPARSGSVRAAEEIRVERDGESVEITYPGSWKQWVLPFAAGTADITVELPEGSDIRGKVGSFFAEGPLGVVDVTASAGDVRMDEVDRLDAKVSAGNLAVGRASGTVNVKVSAGSVRIDEFAGDGAVRATNGTITVGDLTGSLEATGAHAEIAVSRVRGTLTAKTAHSGIRVSNVVSGSVSLTTSYGSIEVGVPEGTAAFLDVASEHGAVRNQLTPAGAPGDGEATAEIHAATGYGEIIIRRP; the protein is encoded by the coding sequence ATGCCCGCTTTCCCCGCCCCCAGCCCCGTCCCGGTCCGCGTCGAGGTTCCCTTCGGCAACCTGCGCGTCGTCGCCGGCGAGAGGGACGACGTCGTCGTCACCGTCCTGCCCACGGACCCGGCCAGGTCCGGCAGCGTGCGCGCCGCGGAGGAGATCCGCGTCGAGCGCGACGGCGAGTCCGTCGAGATCACCTACCCGGGCTCCTGGAAGCAGTGGGTCCTCCCGTTCGCCGCCGGGACCGCGGACATCACCGTCGAACTGCCCGAGGGCTCCGACATCCGCGGAAAGGTGGGCTCGTTCTTCGCGGAGGGGCCGCTCGGCGTCGTCGACGTCACGGCGTCCGCGGGCGACGTCCGCATGGACGAGGTGGACCGGCTCGACGCCAAGGTCTCTGCCGGGAACCTCGCCGTCGGGCGCGCCTCCGGCACCGTGAACGTCAAGGTGAGCGCCGGATCGGTGCGCATCGACGAGTTCGCGGGCGACGGCGCCGTCCGGGCCACCAACGGCACCATCACGGTCGGGGACCTCACCGGGTCGCTCGAGGCGACCGGTGCGCACGCCGAGATCGCGGTGAGCCGCGTGCGCGGCACGCTCACCGCCAAGACGGCCCACTCCGGCATCCGCGTCAGCAACGTCGTGTCCGGCAGTGTCAGCCTCACCACGTCCTACGGCTCGATCGAGGTGGGCGTGCCCGAGGGCACGGCGGCGTTCCTCGACGTCGCCTCCGAGCACGGCGCGGTCCGCAACCAGCTCACGCCGGCCGGGGCCCCCGGCGACGGCGAGGCCACCGCCGAGATCCACGCCGCCACCGGCTACGGCGAGATCATCATCCGCCGCCCCTGA
- a CDS encoding ABC transporter ATP-binding protein: protein MSSPVLDPVLDPAIDVVGLRKSFGDNDVLRGVTFDVRPGEIFALLGSNGAGKTTTVNICTTLLAPDDGTASLAGHDVATRPEEVRRSISLTGQFAAVDEVLTGRENLELIARLRRVSGPRTVAAGLLAQFGLTDAADRRAGTYSGGMKRRLDIAMSLVGSPEIIFLDEPTTGLDPEARLEVWRTVKGLAENGTTILLTTQHLEEAEQLANRIAILHEGTIIANGTLAELKTMFPPATVEYVEKQPTLEEIFLAIIGKKEAK from the coding sequence ATGTCAAGCCCTGTGCTCGACCCTGTGCTCGACCCGGCGATCGACGTCGTCGGCCTGAGGAAGTCCTTCGGCGACAACGACGTGCTCAGGGGCGTCACGTTCGACGTCCGGCCCGGCGAGATCTTCGCCCTGCTCGGCTCGAACGGCGCCGGCAAGACCACGACCGTGAACATCTGCACGACGCTGCTGGCGCCCGACGACGGCACGGCGTCCCTGGCGGGCCACGACGTCGCCACGCGCCCCGAGGAGGTGCGCCGCTCCATCTCGCTGACGGGGCAGTTCGCCGCCGTCGACGAGGTGCTGACCGGCCGGGAGAACCTCGAGCTGATCGCCCGGCTCCGCCGGGTCTCCGGGCCGCGGACGGTCGCCGCGGGACTGCTCGCGCAGTTCGGCCTGACCGACGCCGCGGACCGCCGTGCCGGCACCTATTCCGGCGGGATGAAGCGCCGTCTCGACATCGCCATGAGCCTGGTGGGCTCCCCGGAGATCATCTTCCTCGACGAGCCCACCACCGGCCTGGACCCGGAGGCGCGCCTCGAGGTCTGGCGGACCGTGAAGGGGCTGGCCGAGAACGGCACCACCATCCTCCTGACCACCCAGCACCTGGAGGAGGCCGAACAGCTCGCGAACCGCATCGCGATCCTGCACGAGGGCACGATCATCGCGAACGGCACCCTCGCCGAGCTCAAGACGATGTTCCCGCCCGCCACGGTCGAGTACGTCGAGAAGCAGCCCACCCTCGAGGAGATCTTCCTCGCCATCATCGGCAAGAAGGAGGCGAAGTGA
- a CDS encoding ABC transporter permease, with the protein MLRDTSALTGRLMKQIVRSPDTIITVAITPIAIFLLFRYVFGGAIETGGANYTNYLLPGILLITIASSVAYTALRIFNDTSKGIMARFSTMPIARSAVLWSHVLTSLVSNAVTAVLIVGIAFAMGFRPEASPLDWLAALGVLALFTLALTWMSVIPGLTATTMEGAGAFSYPLIFLPFLSSAFAPTESMPGPVRWFAENQPVTSVVETLRALFEGQPVGDDIWIALAWIVGIGSVCYVLALRTYRKRV; encoded by the coding sequence ATGCTTCGTGACACCTCGGCGCTCACCGGGCGCCTGATGAAGCAGATCGTGCGCAGCCCGGACACCATCATCACGGTGGCCATCACGCCGATCGCGATCTTCCTGCTGTTCCGCTACGTGTTCGGCGGGGCGATCGAGACCGGCGGGGCCAACTACACCAACTACCTCCTGCCGGGCATCCTGCTGATCACGATCGCGTCGAGCGTGGCCTACACCGCGCTGCGGATCTTCAACGACACCAGCAAGGGCATCATGGCCCGGTTCAGCACCATGCCGATCGCCCGCTCGGCGGTGCTGTGGTCGCACGTGCTGACCTCGCTGGTCTCGAACGCGGTCACCGCGGTGCTCATCGTCGGCATCGCGTTCGCGATGGGCTTCCGCCCCGAGGCGAGCCCTCTCGACTGGCTGGCCGCCCTCGGAGTGCTCGCGCTGTTCACCCTGGCCCTGACGTGGATGTCGGTCATCCCGGGCCTGACCGCCACGACCATGGAGGGAGCGGGGGCGTTCTCGTACCCGCTGATCTTCCTGCCGTTCCTCAGCTCGGCGTTCGCCCCCACGGAGTCGATGCCCGGCCCGGTCCGCTGGTTCGCCGAGAACCAGCCGGTCACGTCGGTGGTCGAGACGCTGCGGGCGCTGTTCGAGGGGCAGCCGGTCGGCGACGACATCTGGATCGCCCTGGCCTGGATCGTCGGCATCGGCTCCGTCTGCTACGTCCTCGCCCTGCGCACCTACCGCAAGAGGGTCTGA
- a CDS encoding gluconokinase yields MDTAPADAARRPQAIVVMGTAGSGKTTVAALLAGRLQAAFAEGDDFHTPANVAKMAAGRPLDDDDRRPWLREIRDWLAEELGAGRTAVVPCSALRREYRDILRTAGRRGSDDVRFVHLTGSYDLLRERIQGRAGHFMKPAMLDSQLATLEPLQDDEPGIGVDVTPRPAEIVDEILRRLGAPGPQTLLR; encoded by the coding sequence ATGGACACCGCACCCGCCGACGCCGCCCGGCGGCCGCAGGCGATCGTCGTGATGGGCACCGCCGGGTCGGGCAAGACGACCGTCGCCGCCCTCCTCGCCGGCCGCCTCCAGGCGGCCTTCGCCGAGGGCGACGACTTCCACACCCCCGCGAACGTCGCCAAGATGGCGGCGGGCCGGCCGCTGGACGACGACGACCGCCGCCCCTGGCTACGCGAGATCCGCGACTGGCTGGCCGAGGAGCTGGGCGCCGGCCGCACCGCCGTCGTGCCGTGCAGCGCCCTGCGCCGCGAGTACCGCGACATCCTGCGCACCGCGGGCCGGCGCGGGTCCGACGACGTGCGGTTCGTGCACCTCACCGGCTCCTACGACCTGCTCCGCGAGCGCATCCAGGGCCGCGCGGGACACTTCATGAAGCCCGCCATGCTCGACAGCCAGCTCGCCACCCTGGAGCCCTTGCAGGACGACGAGCCCGGGATCGGCGTCGACGTGACACCCCGGCCCGCCGAGATCGTCGACGAGATCCTGCGCCGGCTCGGCGCGCCCGGACCTCAGACCCTCTTGCGGTAG
- a CDS encoding glycoside hydrolase family 95 protein, translating into MRGHADVHGLVSTAPAERWEEGMPLGNGGLGAMVLGDARTARLIVNDDTAWSGSPASEDEPGLPDPDRARELLARVRALVAAGDHVEAGRVLRGLQHRHSQTYLPFAELEIALTDGGGPGDVRRTLDFRTATQTTDGGRGPDAVSRTTWVSRPHGVLVHEVTASRPRDLTIRAGSRLRVPRRTAGPDGVVLHLRLPADVAPAHEPVEPSVRYDDRPGASLRGALVARVLHDGTARAHDVPEDDGVAEGDGVAGAGRLVVTGATRLTLVVATATTYRGATETPRGDEWDAALDARARVDRAVAAGPAAVRRDQIADHRALYDRVELTPHAAPSPAGESTPASRDAAAPSRDETAQDTAAQDTAARLVAINDGPEAGPERDPDLVATLFHYGRYLLICSSRPGTLPANLQGIWNHELQPPWSSSYTTNINLQMNYWAAGVTNLAETEEPLFDLIRALAVTGRRTARRLYGADGWTAHHNTDAWAYSLPVGHGGNDPKWAFWPMAGLWLTRHVADHAGFAADDTLLTSLWDVLRDAAAFALDWLVRGEDGQWGTCPSTSPENEFRTADGRVASVASSSACDLDLVRDHLTLVVAEAERRGIEDPVVERARAVLPELRRPRVGRGGALAEWDGDFAQDDPHHRHLSPLVRLYPGRWEPGEPGAGEPGPEWLDAAARFLDERGDESTGWSLAWKIGLRARLRQPGAVDALLRLVFRDMETDRGGHSGGLYPNLFAAHPPFQIDGNLGFTAGLAEALLQSHRGEIELLPALPGALPAGRVRGLVARPGVEVDIAWERGERGAPRLVGATLRALHPRAAGTHRLRHGERTATVELAVGHDVEVAGHDLGPSALRVWERART; encoded by the coding sequence GTGAGAGGACACGCGGACGTGCACGGCCTGGTCTCGACCGCGCCCGCCGAGCGCTGGGAGGAGGGGATGCCGCTCGGCAACGGCGGCCTCGGCGCGATGGTGCTCGGCGACGCGCGTACGGCCCGCCTGATCGTCAACGACGACACCGCCTGGTCCGGCAGCCCCGCCTCCGAGGACGAGCCGGGCCTCCCCGACCCGGACCGCGCCAGGGAACTGCTCGCCCGGGTGCGGGCGCTGGTCGCGGCCGGGGACCACGTCGAGGCCGGGCGGGTGCTGCGAGGGCTCCAGCACCGGCACAGCCAGACGTACCTGCCGTTCGCGGAACTGGAGATCGCGCTGACCGACGGCGGCGGCCCGGGCGACGTGCGCCGGACCCTCGACTTCCGTACCGCGACGCAGACCACCGACGGCGGCCGCGGCCCCGACGCGGTGTCGCGCACCACGTGGGTGAGCCGGCCCCACGGCGTGCTCGTGCACGAGGTGACGGCCTCACGTCCGCGCGACCTCACGATCCGCGCCGGGAGCCGCCTGCGCGTGCCGCGCCGCACGGCCGGTCCGGACGGCGTCGTCCTGCACCTGCGACTGCCGGCCGACGTCGCCCCCGCCCACGAACCCGTCGAACCCTCCGTCCGGTACGACGACCGGCCCGGCGCTTCGTTGCGCGGCGCCCTGGTGGCACGCGTGCTGCACGACGGCACCGCGCGGGCCCACGACGTTCCGGAGGACGACGGCGTGGCGGAGGGCGACGGCGTGGCGGGCGCCGGCCGGCTCGTCGTGACCGGGGCGACCCGGCTCACCCTGGTGGTGGCCACGGCCACCACCTACCGCGGCGCCACCGAGACACCACGGGGCGACGAGTGGGACGCCGCGCTCGACGCCCGCGCGAGGGTGGACCGCGCCGTGGCGGCCGGTCCGGCGGCCGTGCGGCGCGACCAGATCGCCGACCATCGTGCCCTGTACGACCGGGTGGAACTGACGCCGCACGCCGCACCCTCCCCGGCCGGCGAGAGCACCCCGGCCTCCCGCGACGCGGCCGCGCCCTCCCGCGACGAGACCGCACAGGACACCGCCGCACAGGACACCGCCGCGCGCCTGGTCGCGATCAACGACGGTCCCGAGGCCGGCCCCGAGCGGGACCCGGACCTGGTCGCCACCCTGTTCCACTACGGCCGCTACCTGCTCATCTGCTCCTCGCGGCCCGGCACGCTCCCCGCGAATCTCCAGGGCATCTGGAACCACGAGCTGCAGCCGCCGTGGAGCTCCAGCTACACGACCAACATCAACCTCCAGATGAACTACTGGGCGGCCGGCGTCACCAACCTCGCCGAGACCGAGGAGCCCTTGTTCGACCTGATCCGCGCCCTCGCGGTGACCGGCCGGCGCACCGCGCGGCGGCTGTACGGCGCGGACGGATGGACGGCGCACCACAACACCGACGCGTGGGCGTACAGCCTCCCGGTCGGGCACGGCGGGAACGACCCCAAGTGGGCGTTCTGGCCGATGGCCGGCCTGTGGCTCACGCGGCACGTCGCCGATCACGCCGGCTTCGCCGCCGACGACACGCTCCTGACCTCCCTGTGGGACGTCCTGCGCGACGCGGCGGCCTTCGCCCTGGACTGGCTGGTGAGGGGCGAGGACGGGCAGTGGGGAACGTGCCCGTCGACCTCACCGGAGAACGAGTTCCGCACGGCCGACGGGCGGGTGGCGAGCGTGGCGTCGTCGTCGGCCTGCGACCTCGACCTGGTGCGGGACCACCTCACGCTGGTCGTCGCCGAGGCGGAGCGGCGGGGGATCGAGGATCCCGTGGTGGAACGCGCCCGCGCCGTGCTGCCGGAACTGCGGCGGCCCCGCGTGGGGCGGGGCGGGGCGCTCGCGGAATGGGACGGCGACTTCGCGCAGGACGACCCCCACCACCGGCACCTCTCGCCGCTCGTGCGGCTGTATCCGGGGCGGTGGGAGCCGGGCGAGCCAGGTGCGGGCGAGCCCGGCCCGGAGTGGCTCGACGCCGCGGCGCGGTTCCTCGACGAGCGCGGCGACGAGTCGACCGGCTGGTCGCTGGCGTGGAAGATCGGCCTGCGCGCGCGGCTCCGTCAGCCCGGCGCGGTCGACGCCCTGCTGCGGCTGGTGTTCCGTGACATGGAGACCGACCGCGGCGGGCACAGCGGCGGGCTGTACCCCAACCTCTTCGCGGCTCACCCGCCGTTCCAGATCGACGGGAACCTCGGGTTCACCGCCGGGCTGGCGGAGGCGCTCCTGCAGTCCCACCGCGGCGAGATCGAACTCCTGCCCGCGCTACCGGGAGCGCTGCCCGCGGGCCGGGTCCGGGGCCTCGTGGCACGGCCTGGCGTCGAGGTGGACATCGCCTGGGAGCGCGGCGAGCGAGGTGCGCCGCGCCTGGTGGGCGCGACGCTCCGGGCGCTGCATCCCCGCGCCGCCGGGACCCACCGGCTGCGGCACGGCGAGCGCACGGCGACGGTGGAGCTCGCCGTCGGGCACGACGTCGAGGTCGCTGGTCACGATCTGGGTCCTTCTGCCCTCCGGGTTTGGGAGCGGGCTCGGACATAG
- a CDS encoding 4a-hydroxytetrahydrobiopterin dehydratase, producing the protein MSTLTGQQIAGSGLTGWVFLGDALYTRAATGSFAAGLALVDAIGAAAEAANHHPDVDLRYPHVDIRLTSHDAGGVTDRDVAMARTVTDLARDAGASLDGAGLSRLELALDTPERDGIRPFWREFLAYDGGAEGERPWAADEIGDPLGRLPVLWFQASGAEEPRQRWHLDVWVDPSEVRGRIARAVAAGGRVVDDSRAPAFWVLADAEGNRSCLCTWQARDGENE; encoded by the coding sequence ATGAGCACTCTCACCGGACAGCAGATCGCCGGCTCCGGCCTGACGGGCTGGGTCTTCCTCGGCGACGCCCTCTACACCCGAGCCGCCACGGGCAGCTTCGCGGCGGGCCTGGCTCTCGTCGACGCCATCGGCGCGGCCGCCGAGGCCGCGAACCACCATCCCGACGTGGACCTGCGGTACCCGCACGTCGACATCCGCCTGACGAGCCACGACGCCGGGGGCGTCACCGACCGCGACGTCGCGATGGCGCGCACCGTCACGGACCTGGCCCGTGACGCGGGGGCGAGCCTCGACGGCGCGGGCCTGTCACGGCTGGAGCTCGCGCTCGACACGCCGGAGCGGGACGGCATCCGGCCGTTCTGGCGCGAGTTCCTCGCCTACGACGGCGGGGCCGAGGGCGAGCGTCCCTGGGCGGCGGACGAGATCGGCGACCCCCTGGGCCGCCTGCCCGTCCTCTGGTTCCAGGCCTCGGGCGCCGAGGAGCCCCGGCAGCGCTGGCACCTGGACGTGTGGGTCGACCCGTCCGAGGTGCGGGGCCGGATCGCCCGCGCCGTCGCCGCCGGCGGCCGCGTCGTCGACGACAGCCGGGCGCCGGCGTTCTGGGTGCTGGCCGACGCCGAGGGAAACCGTTCGTGCCTGTGCACCTGGCAGGCCCGGGACGGAGAGAACGAGTGA
- a CDS encoding helix-hairpin-helix domain-containing protein: protein MATVMEEAPDPGPEFDGVHVGRPATRALLHAGYLVLADLPEDLGELRDLHGVGPKAIRRLEEARKRS, encoded by the coding sequence ATGGCGACGGTGATGGAGGAGGCCCCGGACCCGGGCCCGGAGTTCGACGGCGTCCACGTCGGGCGGCCGGCGACCCGCGCCCTCCTGCACGCCGGGTATCTCGTGCTCGCGGACCTGCCGGAGGATCTCGGTGAACTGCGGGACCTCCATGGCGTCGGTCCCAAGGCGATCCGTCGCCTGGAGGAGGCGCGGAAGCGGAGTTAG
- a CDS encoding YqeB family protein, with protein sequence MTTTRFSQSRSVPAVLIGGGTALGILLGLFGPALARGLTAAIERTPFPVHGLVERLGQIDQVWSLPILGGAGLLGGIFLAVAAASEAPHLEVARDHLEHRQQDREVWVERTETGAVFRDRDDLVVLGPDGGLRARLDITELPWTKLRTTLTTDGWPVRDDDPYDGDFQPWADGRPGYTSEEHALLRERREERKDKAARRNADEALVAVGLVTRERDGRLQVRRVRGGRPSSDTNHEGVRGADR encoded by the coding sequence ATGACGACGACGCGCTTCAGCCAGTCGCGCTCCGTACCCGCCGTCCTGATCGGTGGCGGAACGGCGCTCGGCATCCTGCTCGGCCTGTTCGGACCCGCGCTCGCCCGCGGCCTCACCGCGGCGATCGAGCGGACACCGTTCCCGGTGCACGGGCTGGTCGAGCGGCTCGGCCAGATCGACCAGGTCTGGTCCCTGCCGATCCTCGGTGGCGCCGGCCTGCTGGGCGGCATCTTCCTCGCGGTGGCCGCCGCGAGCGAGGCGCCCCACCTGGAGGTCGCGCGCGACCACCTCGAGCACCGGCAGCAGGACCGTGAGGTCTGGGTGGAGCGGACGGAGACCGGGGCCGTGTTCCGCGACCGCGACGACCTGGTGGTCCTGGGCCCCGACGGCGGCCTGCGCGCACGCCTCGACATCACCGAACTGCCCTGGACGAAGCTCCGCACCACTCTGACCACCGACGGCTGGCCGGTCCGCGACGACGACCCGTACGACGGCGACTTCCAGCCCTGGGCCGACGGCCGCCCCGGATACACCTCCGAGGAGCACGCGCTGCTGCGGGAGCGCCGCGAGGAGCGCAAGGACAAGGCCGCCCGGCGGAACGCCGACGAGGCGCTCGTGGCCGTGGGCCTGGTGACGCGGGAGAGGGACGGGCGCCTGCAGGTGCGCCGCGTGCGTGGCGGGCGGCCGTCGTCGGACACGAACCACGAGGGCGTGCGTGGCGCGGACCGTTGA
- a CDS encoding TetR/AcrR family transcriptional regulator, translated as MARTVDPARHEARRLVIIDAALTVFAERGYDGATTAAICREARIGSGTLFHYFPTKLAIFRGILEYGTREVRESAAAWEGRDDPLGVLLEIVGQGADEAADPRVPGFVRAAAGVMHLPEVAEVLEADAEAQRRRVRTWVEQGQASGEVRTDLTAGRIVSWLMLLTDGFLERVAVEPGFTAAREKDLLVATAREFLVPR; from the coding sequence GTGGCGCGGACCGTTGACCCGGCGCGCCACGAGGCGCGGCGCCTCGTCATCATCGACGCGGCTCTGACGGTCTTCGCGGAACGCGGGTACGACGGCGCGACGACGGCGGCGATCTGCCGGGAGGCCCGGATCGGTTCGGGGACGCTCTTCCACTACTTCCCGACGAAGCTCGCGATCTTCCGGGGCATCCTGGAGTACGGCACGCGTGAGGTCCGGGAGTCGGCCGCGGCCTGGGAAGGCCGCGACGACCCGCTCGGGGTGCTGCTGGAGATCGTGGGCCAGGGCGCCGACGAGGCCGCGGATCCCCGGGTGCCGGGGTTCGTCCGTGCGGCCGCCGGGGTGATGCACCTGCCCGAGGTGGCCGAGGTGCTCGAGGCCGACGCGGAGGCGCAGCGGAGGCGGGTCCGGACGTGGGTGGAGCAGGGACAGGCGTCGGGCGAGGTGCGCACGGACCTGACGGCCGGGCGGATCGTGTCCTGGCTGATGCTGCTCACCGACGGCTTCCTGGAGCGCGTCGCGGTGGAGCCGGGCTTCACGGCGGCCCGCGAGAAGGACCTGCTCGTGGCGACGGCCCGCGAGTTCCTGGTACCGAGGTAG
- a CDS encoding GOLPH3/VPS74 family protein, whose protein sequence is MLIAEDLLLLAVDDESGKTSNVDNLNARLAGALLADLAAANRILTQGGPEAGATKEERKAAAEAKILITNPDPTGNAALDAALEAAKGEERRAHKVVERIAENAEDNLLAGLVERGILEKEETKLFRMLPQTRWPAADSSHEDTLRANLKKVLVEGAEPDERTATLISLLHGSGLVGNVVGKEDRKAAEERAEEIAGSEWGAASVAAQVAIAASVAAVAAVGAVAAALIIAAAKENEESAETAEATSQA, encoded by the coding sequence ATGCTGATTGCCGAAGACCTGCTGCTGCTTGCCGTCGACGACGAGTCCGGCAAGACCTCCAATGTCGACAACCTGAACGCCCGTCTCGCCGGTGCCCTGCTGGCCGATCTCGCCGCGGCCAACAGGATCCTCACCCAGGGCGGGCCGGAGGCCGGTGCCACGAAGGAGGAGCGCAAGGCGGCCGCCGAGGCCAAGATCCTCATCACCAACCCGGACCCCACCGGTAACGCCGCCCTCGACGCCGCCCTCGAAGCGGCCAAGGGCGAGGAGCGCCGCGCGCACAAGGTGGTGGAGCGCATCGCCGAGAACGCCGAGGACAACCTCCTGGCCGGACTGGTCGAGCGCGGGATCCTGGAGAAGGAGGAGACCAAGCTCTTCCGCATGCTCCCGCAGACCCGCTGGCCCGCCGCCGACTCGAGCCACGAGGACACCCTGCGCGCGAACCTCAAGAAGGTTCTCGTCGAGGGCGCCGAGCCCGACGAGCGCACCGCCACGCTGATCTCGCTGCTGCACGGCTCGGGCCTGGTGGGCAACGTGGTGGGCAAGGAGGACCGGAAGGCCGCCGAGGAGCGTGCCGAGGAGATCGCCGGCAGCGAGTGGGGCGCGGCGAGCGTCGCCGCCCAGGTCGCCATCGCCGCCTCGGTCGCCGCGGTCGCGGCCGTGGGCGCGGTCGCCGCGGCGCTGATCATCGCCGCCGCGAAGGAGAACGAGGAGTCGGCCGAGACGGCCGAGGCCACCTCCCAGGCCTGA
- a CDS encoding DUF4097 family beta strand repeat-containing protein, translating into MTSAEYRPSQPDPHRPEGPASDVPARVPGGYPPPGAYPPPEPAKGSAGRVVALVGGIGALLLAAVGALFYADVSQSRTESSHQSYAAPGTVELVADGDVAVRAADGDVEVEAIARSGLSRPSYSTREEGDRLVVTHECREFWSFPRCSGQLDVTLPAGTEVLVRTSNGDVVAAGIAGTLEVRTSNGDVESSDNPGRQILTSSNGDVVVLGAGGDVSARTSNGDVEAERIAGTLDSGTSNGRTSVVDVDGDLTAESSNGRIDVDGFGGDVSVETSNGDVTVTGDDVPVRLSMSTGNGSETVEGPTDPDADRSVEIETDNGDAAYLGR; encoded by the coding sequence ATGACCAGCGCAGAGTACCGGCCTTCCCAGCCCGACCCGCACCGGCCGGAGGGGCCGGCGTCCGACGTTCCCGCACGAGTGCCCGGTGGGTACCCACCCCCCGGTGCGTACCCGCCGCCGGAGCCCGCGAAGGGCTCGGCGGGGCGGGTCGTGGCGCTGGTCGGCGGGATCGGCGCGCTGCTCCTGGCCGCGGTCGGGGCTCTGTTCTATGCGGACGTGTCGCAGTCCCGGACGGAGAGCTCGCACCAGTCCTACGCGGCGCCCGGGACGGTCGAGCTGGTGGCCGACGGCGACGTCGCCGTGCGGGCCGCCGACGGCGACGTGGAGGTCGAGGCCATCGCCCGCAGCGGACTCTCGCGTCCGAGCTATTCCACCCGCGAGGAGGGCGACCGGCTGGTCGTCACGCACGAGTGCCGGGAGTTCTGGAGCTTCCCGCGGTGCTCGGGCCAGCTCGACGTGACGCTGCCCGCGGGGACCGAGGTGCTGGTGCGGACGTCGAACGGTGATGTGGTCGCCGCCGGGATCGCGGGGACGCTCGAGGTGAGGACGAGCAACGGTGACGTGGAGTCCTCGGACAACCCGGGACGTCAGATCCTCACGTCCAGCAACGGGGACGTCGTGGTGCTCGGCGCCGGGGGCGACGTCTCGGCGCGTACCTCGAACGGCGACGTCGAGGCGGAGCGGATCGCGGGGACGCTCGACTCCGGGACGAGCAACGGCCGCACCAGCGTCGTGGACGTGGACGGCGACCTCACGGCCGAGTCCAGCAACGGGCGGATCGACGTCGACGGCTTCGGCGGAGACGTCTCGGTGGAGACCAGCAACGGCGACGTCACCGTGACCGGGGACGACGTGCCGGTGCGGCTCTCGATGTCCACCGGCAACGGCTCCGAGACCGTCGAGGGCCCGACCGATCCGGACGCCGACCGCTCCGTGGAGATCGAGACGGACAACGGCGACGCGGCGTACCTCGGCCGGTGA